A genomic region of Paenibacillus sp. PL2-23 contains the following coding sequences:
- a CDS encoding pseudouridine synthase, protein MAERMRVDKLLAHMGFGTRSEIKKAVKGGKVTVEGKVVKDSGFIVDPFLHTVAFDGERVVYRNFIYLMLNKPQGVISATEDGRERTVVDLLKAEDRLLQPFPVGRLDKDTVGLLLLTNDGQLAHELLSPRMHVDKTYEAWVLGNVGQADAEAFAQGVRLDDGYVTMPAELTVLEKRTAEGTSSDPVLHVEEKSSLSLIQLTIREGKFHQVKRMFESVGKRVLTLKRLAMGPLVLDEGLGLGQYRELTHEEVELLRGHRGKSKAE, encoded by the coding sequence ATGGCGGAGAGGATGCGAGTCGACAAGCTGCTGGCCCATATGGGCTTCGGCACGCGAAGTGAAATCAAAAAAGCGGTGAAGGGCGGCAAGGTAACCGTAGAAGGCAAGGTGGTGAAGGACAGCGGGTTCATTGTGGATCCATTCCTTCATACTGTCGCCTTCGATGGCGAGAGGGTTGTCTATCGCAACTTCATTTATCTGATGCTGAACAAGCCGCAGGGTGTCATATCCGCGACGGAGGATGGACGGGAGAGGACCGTTGTTGATTTGCTGAAGGCGGAGGACCGTCTGCTTCAGCCCTTCCCGGTAGGAAGGCTGGATAAGGATACCGTGGGCCTGCTGCTGCTGACGAATGACGGGCAGCTTGCGCATGAATTGCTGTCGCCCCGCATGCACGTGGATAAGACTTACGAGGCGTGGGTGCTTGGCAACGTTGGCCAAGCCGACGCTGAGGCGTTTGCCCAAGGCGTTCGCCTGGATGACGGCTATGTCACCATGCCTGCAGAGCTGACGGTATTAGAGAAGAGAACCGCAGAGGGAACGTCTTCGGATCCTGTCCTGCACGTAGAGGAGAAATCTTCGCTGTCGCTTATTCAACTGACGATTCGTGAAGGCAAGTTTCATCAGGTGAAGCGGATGTTCGAGTCGGTCGGCAAGAGGGTGCTTACGCTGAAGCGGCTCGCTATGGGCCCATTGGTGCTGGATGAGGGGCTGGGATTGGGTCAATATCGGGAGCTTACCCATGAAGAGGTAGAGCTGCTGCGGGGCCACAGAGGCAAGTCAAAGGCAGAATAG
- a CDS encoding DEAD/DEAH box helicase has product MSNAFLALGISQELNELLRMNGISEPTPVQRQTIPILMKGHDVIAQAQTGTGKTLAFALPILERIQTQKEQVQALILTPTRELAIQITMELKKLAPAFEANVLAAYGGQDVEAQIRKLQRAPHIVVATPGRLIDHMTRGTVSLGKLSMLVLDEADQMLHMGFLPEVESIITQTPRARQTMLLSATMPDAIRRLASAYMNEPEDVQIRSTNVTLDSIQQLVIDTTDRGKQRALIQLLEQHSPYLAVIFCRTKVRAKKLNEALQDAGFESDELHGDLTQAKREQVMKRFREAKLQVLVATDVAARGLDVEGVTHVYNYDMPLDGESYIHRIGRTGRAGQSGMAVTLATPYDASKLASIERSINARLEHQSIDREGGLSSGTRKGSSASSSRSSSGGRDGAARGGKSNSRGGSQAAGRRGQDQAAAASARPGSRRGAQAPAKGPSAPKKKSSNPWEISEEDLMFANKYTSGGGKDSDRSGKRNDASPGKSRMAGQGRGASQGGGRGTGGPRSASSSRSTSGPRNTGGSGGGSARGGGRPGGGAPRSKGRSK; this is encoded by the coding sequence ATGTCTAACGCCTTTCTAGCTCTCGGCATATCCCAGGAGCTGAACGAATTATTGAGAATGAACGGAATCAGCGAGCCGACTCCGGTTCAGCGCCAGACCATACCTATATTAATGAAAGGGCACGACGTCATCGCGCAGGCGCAGACCGGCACGGGCAAAACTCTGGCCTTCGCGCTCCCGATTCTGGAGCGTATCCAGACGCAGAAGGAGCAGGTGCAGGCGCTCATTCTGACGCCAACACGCGAGCTGGCCATTCAGATCACGATGGAGCTGAAGAAGCTCGCTCCGGCCTTCGAGGCGAACGTGCTTGCCGCTTATGGCGGTCAGGATGTCGAAGCGCAAATTCGCAAGCTGCAGCGCGCCCCGCACATCGTTGTAGCGACGCCTGGGCGTCTCATCGACCATATGACGCGAGGCACGGTGAGCTTAGGCAAGCTGTCTATGCTTGTGCTGGATGAGGCGGACCAAATGCTGCATATGGGCTTCCTCCCCGAGGTGGAGAGCATCATAACACAGACGCCGCGAGCGCGCCAGACGATGCTTCTCTCCGCGACGATGCCGGATGCCATTCGCAGACTTGCCTCCGCGTATATGAACGAGCCGGAGGATGTGCAGATCCGAAGCACGAACGTGACGCTCGACAGCATTCAGCAGCTTGTTATTGATACGACAGACCGCGGCAAGCAGCGGGCGCTGATTCAGCTGCTGGAGCAGCACAGCCCCTATCTGGCCGTCATCTTTTGCCGGACGAAGGTACGCGCCAAGAAGCTGAACGAAGCGCTGCAAGACGCCGGCTTCGAATCGGATGAGCTGCACGGCGACCTGACCCAGGCGAAACGCGAGCAGGTGATGAAGAGATTCCGCGAAGCTAAGCTTCAGGTTCTAGTGGCGACGGATGTTGCCGCCCGCGGACTGGACGTTGAAGGCGTTACGCATGTGTACAACTACGATATGCCGCTTGACGGCGAAAGCTATATTCACCGTATTGGCAGAACCGGACGAGCTGGACAATCCGGCATGGCGGTTACGCTGGCCACGCCTTACGACGCTTCCAAGCTCGCGTCGATCGAGCGCAGCATCAACGCCCGTCTGGAGCATCAGTCGATCGACCGCGAAGGCGGACTTTCATCCGGGACACGCAAGGGCTCTTCCGCCTCCTCCAGCCGCAGTTCTTCAGGGGGCAGAGACGGCGCTGCACGAGGCGGCAAATCCAATAGCCGGGGCGGCAGCCAGGCTGCGGGACGCAGAGGACAGGACCAGGCTGCAGCAGCCTCCGCGCGACCAGGCTCCAGACGCGGCGCACAGGCGCCTGCTAAGGGACCATCTGCGCCTAAGAAAAAATCGTCCAACCCGTGGGAGATTAGCGAAGAGGATTTGATGTTCGCCAACAAATATACAAGCGGAGGCGGCAAGGACTCGGATCGCTCAGGCAAGCGCAATGACGCGAGTCCCGGGAAATCGCGAATGGCGGGACAAGGGCGCGGCGCTTCCCAAGGCGGAGGACGCGGGACCGGCGGACCGCGCAGTGCAAGCAGCTCGCGCAGCACCAGCGGCCCGCGCAATACCGGCGGATCAGGCGGCGGCAGCGCGCGTGGCGGCGGCCGGCCCGGAGGCGGGGCTCCCCGCTCCAAAGGCCGGAGCAAATAA
- a CDS encoding RsmB/NOP family class I SAM-dependent RNA methyltransferase: protein MTQLPALFLRKMEELLQTEFQAFLDSYAAPRVYGLRVNPLKLSAKDWLALTPMEERVRPIPWAPSGYYYTEEERPGRHPHYHAGLYYIQEPSAMLPVELLDVQPGHRVLDLCAAPGGKSTQIAGKLGGQGILVSNDNAFERTKPLAKNIELQGVRNAVVLNEEPGSIARVFPAWFDRILVDAPCSGEGMFRKDDSMAASWESYSVERCAAMQRDILAQAATMLKPGGLLVYSTCTFSPEENEMQIADFLAKRRDFYIEPVSHTAGVSAGQPDWVDEATAYQLGAEGTASLAGTVRLWPHKLEGEGHFIAALRRSGESTPETVAVRSSQEQEPPRMAKLKGGKPRGPEKPMRGGKQAAAALQEPPEATWKRFAEQELRLGLEEESQPLAFGHAVYLQPKGVPPLDGLKVIRAGWLAGEVRNGRFQPAQSLALGLKREEAARSISWGADAEETARYLKGETLFVQPEELKLAEGAAAKGYVLICVDGFPVGWSKFVDGMLKNELAAGWRRV from the coding sequence ATGACCCAATTACCAGCCCTTTTTCTGCGGAAAATGGAAGAGCTGCTGCAGACGGAATTCCAAGCGTTTCTGGATTCCTATGCAGCGCCAAGAGTATACGGATTACGGGTTAATCCGCTCAAATTAAGTGCAAAGGACTGGCTGGCGCTTACGCCAATGGAGGAGCGAGTCAGGCCCATTCCGTGGGCGCCAAGCGGCTATTATTATACGGAGGAGGAGCGTCCCGGCAGGCATCCGCATTACCATGCCGGACTGTATTACATACAGGAGCCGAGCGCCATGCTGCCCGTGGAGCTGCTGGATGTGCAGCCCGGGCATCGAGTGCTTGACCTGTGCGCCGCTCCCGGCGGCAAGTCGACGCAAATCGCCGGCAAGCTGGGTGGACAAGGCATCCTGGTCAGCAATGACAACGCGTTCGAGCGCACCAAGCCGCTGGCCAAAAACATCGAGCTGCAGGGCGTCCGCAACGCGGTTGTTCTGAATGAGGAGCCTGGTTCGATCGCCCGTGTATTCCCGGCTTGGTTCGACCGGATTCTGGTGGATGCGCCATGCTCCGGCGAGGGGATGTTCCGCAAGGACGACAGTATGGCGGCCAGCTGGGAGAGCTATTCTGTGGAGCGCTGCGCGGCGATGCAAAGGGATATACTGGCGCAGGCGGCGACCATGCTGAAGCCGGGCGGACTGCTCGTCTATTCGACCTGTACGTTCAGTCCAGAGGAGAACGAAATGCAGATTGCAGACTTTCTGGCGAAGCGTCGCGATTTCTATATCGAGCCTGTCAGCCATACCGCTGGCGTCAGCGCCGGGCAGCCGGATTGGGTGGATGAAGCAACGGCGTATCAATTGGGTGCGGAGGGAACTGCCAGTCTGGCGGGGACCGTTCGATTATGGCCGCACAAGCTGGAGGGGGAAGGGCATTTCATTGCCGCTCTTCGGCGGAGCGGCGAGTCGACGCCCGAGACAGTGGCTGTTCGGTCCTCGCAGGAGCAGGAGCCGCCGCGAATGGCCAAGCTGAAGGGCGGCAAGCCTCGGGGGCCGGAGAAGCCGATGCGCGGAGGCAAACAAGCCGCTGCTGCCTTGCAGGAGCCGCCTGAAGCCACTTGGAAGCGGTTTGCGGAGCAGGAGCTTCGCTTGGGGCTGGAGGAGGAGTCGCAGCCCCTTGCCTTCGGCCATGCCGTCTATTTGCAGCCGAAGGGTGTGCCGCCGCTGGACGGCTTGAAGGTAATCAGAGCGGGCTGGCTCGCGGGAGAAGTGCGGAACGGGCGGTTCCAGCCCGCCCAGTCGCTTGCTCTTGGCCTGAAGCGGGAGGAAGCAGCGCGCAGCATCAGCTGGGGTGCCGATGCAGAGGAGACGGCACGATACTTGAAGGGCGAGACGTTATTCGTCCAGCCGGAGGAGCTGAAGCTTGCGGAGGGGGCTGCCGCCAAAGGCTATGTGCTGATCTGCGTGGACGGCTTTCCTGTAGGGTGGAGCAAATTTGTGGACGGCATGCTCAAAAACGAGCTTGCTGCAGGCTGGAGGCGTGTATAG
- a CDS encoding YwbE family protein, with amino-acid sequence MNRADIAPGKEVNIVLKADQRTGKLTRGIVKDILTNSPRHPHGIKVRLQDGQVGRVKDILS; translated from the coding sequence ATGAATAGGGCCGACATTGCGCCGGGCAAGGAAGTGAACATCGTGCTGAAGGCAGACCAGAGAACGGGCAAGCTGACGCGCGGCATAGTCAAGGATATTTTGACCAATTCACCCCGCCACCCCCATGGGATCAAAGTGAGGCTGCAGGACGGCCAAGTAGGGCGCGTCAAAGATATATTGTCGTAG
- a CDS encoding YjcZ family sporulation protein: MSGVHGGYTTTGVILVLFILLVIILKTFW; the protein is encoded by the coding sequence ATGTCCGGTGTACATGGAGGCTACACGACGACAGGTGTAATCCTGGTTCTGTTTATTCTTTTGGTCATCATTCTGAAGACTTTCTGGTAA
- a CDS encoding Cof-type HAD-IIB family hydrolase — translation MKLKYELIALDVDGTLLTDEHKLPAEVKEAVREAAEAGARIVLCTGRGPMGALPVLDELGLGGVLIAHNGAVTVRSETKEVLFQYDIDKDKLGEFIAYCREQGVHYDVNTAFDMLIERVTDEAKAMYAHHKVVPLEANFDEGLPDGLVKFTLFGSKEQMDFVQSHWEKRPALLQLIRSGDLFIDVQHPDASKGTALKQLAAELGVERERILAIGNYYNDISMLEFAGLGIAMSNSPDAVKRAADILAGSNNEGGVAEALREHAWA, via the coding sequence ATGAAGCTGAAATATGAACTGATTGCGCTGGATGTGGATGGAACGCTGCTGACGGACGAGCACAAGCTGCCTGCAGAAGTGAAGGAGGCGGTAAGGGAGGCAGCCGAGGCCGGGGCCCGGATTGTGCTCTGCACGGGCAGGGGACCGATGGGGGCGCTTCCTGTGCTTGATGAGCTGGGACTGGGCGGCGTGCTTATTGCGCATAACGGAGCAGTGACCGTCCGCTCGGAGACCAAGGAGGTTCTGTTCCAATACGATATTGACAAGGACAAGCTTGGCGAATTTATCGCTTATTGCAGGGAGCAAGGCGTGCATTATGACGTTAACACCGCCTTTGACATGCTCATTGAGCGAGTGACGGATGAAGCTAAAGCGATGTATGCCCACCATAAGGTTGTGCCGCTGGAGGCGAACTTCGATGAGGGGCTGCCGGATGGCCTGGTCAAATTTACGCTGTTCGGCTCCAAGGAGCAGATGGACTTCGTCCAGTCCCATTGGGAGAAGCGTCCTGCCCTGCTGCAGCTCATTCGCAGCGGCGATCTGTTCATCGACGTGCAGCATCCAGATGCCAGCAAAGGCACGGCGCTGAAGCAGCTGGCTGCCGAGCTGGGTGTCGAGCGGGAGCGTATTCTGGCCATCGGCAATTATTATAATGATATATCGATGCTGGAGTTCGCGGGGCTCGGGATCGCAATGAGCAACTCGCCTGACGCCGTCAAGCGCGCGGCTGACATACTGGCAGGCTCCAACAATGAAGGCGGCGTAGCGGAAGCGCTGCGAGAGCACGCCTGGGCGTAA